Proteins from a single region of Candidatus Cloacimonadota bacterium:
- a CDS encoding Mu transposase C-terminal domain-containing protein — translation GKAKRMMLILVLDWASRYPVGASLAFTEDSQHILAAFRNGFLNTSQWQDRDCITNISGGNNNPLAFLPRYVYLDNGRAFKSKLFHDKWENHDLAKELGGIFPKLNIEAVFAESYNAKAKVIERFFKTFQEQFERFVSSFRGAAVEDKPATLMRNEKWAKKLYKAEPPTIEEAMSMIGFYIRHIYGETPHWALAGKTPWDVCRTAEIAGERIIDPSELNFLMLSAERKAVRNEGIVWGKLHYWHPDLIYHIGKPIIFRYDPADIRWILVYDTKDKFICQAELRRAQHPFIKLAADQPIARKELDKEYQQIKKLQRQTEQRTRALVKNTQEAVDKLLSPHIKTITQAANPTFIQTPMLTAPQAVIDESEQCDGIKSFAEMLRLAGIR, via the coding sequence CCGGAAAGGCAAAGCGGATGATGCTGATTCTGGTACTGGACTGGGCAAGCCGTTATCCGGTGGGAGCTTCACTTGCCTTTACAGAGGATAGTCAACATATCCTGGCCGCCTTCCGCAATGGCTTTCTTAATACGTCACAGTGGCAAGACAGAGATTGTATTACCAATATCAGTGGAGGAAACAATAATCCCTTAGCCTTCTTACCCCGATATGTCTATCTGGATAATGGCAGAGCCTTCAAGAGTAAGCTTTTTCATGACAAATGGGAAAACCATGATCTGGCAAAGGAATTGGGCGGTATCTTCCCCAAGCTGAATATCGAAGCCGTTTTTGCCGAAAGCTACAATGCCAAAGCAAAGGTGATCGAGCGGTTCTTCAAGACCTTCCAGGAGCAATTTGAACGCTTCGTCTCATCTTTCCGGGGTGCAGCAGTGGAGGATAAACCTGCCACTCTGATGCGTAACGAGAAATGGGCAAAGAAACTCTACAAAGCCGAGCCACCTACGATAGAAGAAGCCATGAGTATGATCGGTTTCTACATTAGACACATTTATGGTGAGACGCCGCATTGGGCTTTGGCTGGCAAGACACCCTGGGATGTATGCAGGACTGCTGAGATCGCTGGCGAACGGATCATTGATCCCTCTGAACTGAACTTCCTGATGCTCTCGGCAGAGAGAAAGGCAGTTCGCAATGAAGGCATCGTCTGGGGCAAGCTGCATTACTGGCATCCTGACCTGATTTATCATATCGGTAAGCCCATCATCTTTCGTTATGATCCGGCAGACATCAGATGGATACTGGTCTATGATACCAAGGACAAGTTCATCTGCCAGGCGGAACTGCGCCGGGCACAACATCCCTTTATCAAGCTGGCAGCCGATCAGCCCATTGCCAGGAAGGAACTGGACAAAGAATATCAACAGATAAAGAAGCTGCAAAGACAAACAGAACAGAGAACCAGAGCATTGGTAAAGAACACTCAGGAGGCGGTGGATAAGCTGCTCAGTCCCCATATCAAAACAATCACTCAAGCTGCCAATCCTACCTTCATCCAGACACCGATGCTTACAGCACCCCAAGCAGTTATTGATGAATCAGAGCAGTGCGACGGTATAAAGAGCTTTGCCGAAATGCTCAGGCTTGCAGGAATCAGATAG